DNA sequence from the Excalfactoria chinensis isolate bCotChi1 chromosome 2, bCotChi1.hap2, whole genome shotgun sequence genome:
AGTCAGTTTACTCTCCAGCTGGTTCCCAAAATCCACCACTGTTTTTTCACAGTCCAAGTACTTTTTCTCGGTGGTTACCGTCCTGCGCTCAAGGTTGAGCAGCCGGGAGGCGTGGGCCTCCACGCTCTTCTCCACCGCCTGCACAGCAGCCACCACCGTCCACAGGGAGATGCTGGCGGTGCTGCTTGGCACGGCTTCGCCCGGTGCTGGAGGGAGGCTGGATGAGCAGAGGCAGCTGCCGGGGAGCACTGAGGCCATGTCCCGCTCCGGAGGAGATGCTGAGGCCAGCAGCTATTCTGCTCCCGGCGTCCTGCAGGGTCCTTTAGATGCTGAGGGTGGGAGGGACAGCAGTGAGGTCTTGGCACACCAGGAGAGGGCTTCCCTCCCTATGTAGAGACACTGGGATAGAGCTTCTCACATGGGGACACCAGGACTGGGTTTCCTGCCATGTGAGGACTATACCCAGCCCTATATCCACCATACCCTATATCTAACCCTATACCCAGCCCTTTATCCACCAGACCCTATATCTATCCCTATACCCAGCCCTACATATCTCAGACATCAGGGCCAGGGCACGGTGGGCACAGCAGGCCTGGAGCACTGACTCCATGTGAACACACCAGGAGTGCGGCCTTCATCCCATTCCAGGCCAGCAGAccctccctccccacacagGGCCTGCAGCGTTAACTCCCCACAGAGGACTTGTCTttcccatcccactgggaaacTGGGGCCGGGCTCTTAAGTCCGTTAGTGAACAGCGGCACCAGGGCCTTAATTGTGCGGGGACACCGACCCAGCTTTCCCCCCCGAGTACAGGGACACCAAGAACGGGTTGAGGCCCGTGCCCAGGGCCTTCCCTTCACGTGGGGACCCTCACTGCATGCGGACACCCCCATTTCCTTTGTATGGGGAAACGCGGCCTGTGCCCTCAGCTCCGTGCAGGGACCCCATGACGGAGCCTTCCCCGCACGGGGACACCGGGACGTCAATTCCCCAcgggagagcagcagggctgggccttGCTTTCCATGGGGGGACATCGGGACTCGGCCCTCCCTCCGGGGCCGTGGGATCGGGGCCGTCATTCCACGTGCGGACACCGAACCCAGGGCCTCTATTCCGCGCGGAGGCCCCGTGCCCACGCCGCCCTCCCACAGCATCACCCGGCCGGACCCCGTCCCCGCACAACGCGCCGGGCCCACCTGCAccgcgccccgcgccgccgcccgcaCCGCACCTGGCGCCGACCCGCCGGAGCCGCCGCTCTTTGCcacagcgccccctgccggccgGAGGGCGCAGGCCGAGAGGGCGGTGCAGTGCGTGCTCCtgccggcagggggcgctgtcTGAACGAGGCCCGCCGAGGGAGCCGTGGGGGCGGGTCGGCGCTGGGGGGCGGGGCTGCCCCGCTCCGTCCCGGCCCCTCGGGCTGAcggaggagctgatggaggagcTGAACGCTCGcatcgaggccctggagcgGCGGCTGGAGCGGGTGGAGGCGGCGCTGAGGGACAGGGGAGCCTGGGGGCTGCGGGTGCCCTCCGTACGGCGCTCGtcgaggaggggggggggtttgTTGGGGGTTTTGTGGGGTTGGGGGACGCGCTTtgctgggtgggggggggttgtCGTGGGGCCGCTCGTGGGACCGGCTGGGGGGTCCGGGGGTCAGAGTGGGAACTACTTGTGGGGCCGCTGGGGGCCCTCAGGGTGCGAAGGGAGTGTCCGGGGGCTGGAGGGGTCCTTGCTGGGCTGGGTGTCTGCACAGAGGATGCTGATGGTGGGGCTGATGCTGGGGGGGGGCTggaggggtgtgtgtgtgggggggcaGAGGTGAACGAGGGGGCTGCGTTTGGGTCTGTTGGGGGGTGGAGGATTGAGCTGGGGGCTGCTTGGTGGGTCTGAGGGGGTGTTCGGGGGGGCGGGGTCGGTTCTGGGGTCATTTTGGGGCTGTTTTGAATCTGGGAGTCAGGCTGGGGGCTGTTATGGGCCTTTGGTTGAGGGTCAGCTTGGGGGCTGAGGTGATGTTTGTGGGGCAGGGGATCAAGGTAGGGCTTCTTATGGGGTCTGACTGTCGGCTGGATTTAGGTTTGGGGGTCAATTGTGGGTCACTGAAGGACTGAGAAATCATTTGGGAGCAGTGCCGCAGCCTGTGGGGTGCCTATGGGTCTGCTGGGAGGTTGAATGGGCTGATGGGGGGGAGACGGAGCTGAGAGTCAGCCTGGAGGTTGTTTGTGGGCCCATTAGGAGGTGCTGAAGGGGCCTTTGGGGGGAATCTGCAGGGCTGCTAATGGGGCTCTTGGGGTCTGGGGAGAGCTGGCGGATGCACTGAGCCCAGCCCTTTGCCCACAGGTGCCGGTGACTTTCAAGGATGTGTTTGTGGAGTTCAGCAGGGATGAGTGGGCCCTCCTGGATGAtgagcagaaggagctgcatcGAAGCGTGATGCAGAGCAACTGCGAATTGCTGGTGTCCCTGTGTATGCATCCGTCCTGCTTTGGCATTTGCCGTCTCTATCTGGGCTGCTCTCTCTGGGTTGCTCTCCTTTACCTCTCACTGGGATCTCCAGCACCAAACGATCAGCTCCAATTCTTGTCCCCTCTGGAAGCAAGTGGGGGTTGGGGGGCTCAGGAGGGGGGTAGGAAGCGCTCGTTGTTTCCTCATGGAGAGCTGGGATGTCGTCCTCTCGGAGCTGCCATCCAGATTCTCACTGCCAAGATCTCTGCTGGGTTTGCTGCTGGTATCCCATCACGTGCTGTGCTATGGAATCTCTCTCTCTGGCCAGTTGAGGTTCTGTCCGTTCCCAGCTCCTCGTGCTGCTCAGCCCACTTGTTGGgtctgcactgctcagcaacaagtGAGACGTCGCTGTGTTCCCAACATGGCACCATTCCAGGCATTAGGAATAAAACCAGCTCTGTCCAACCCGAAACCCCCGTGCTTGTCATTAATCCTACCCAGTGCTGAGATGAAGGGAGCAGGGGGCTTGGatttccctgcagctgctgcccactTAACGTCTCTGGGCTCCCCTCCAAGTGCAGCCCAGTTGAAAAACGAGGCAGAAGCCGAATCCGGCGGCAGGTCGGGTTGTTTTCCTGTGCTCCAGGGAGTTTTACACCTGTTGGAAGGGGTAATTCTGGGAGAACGGGTTTCTGTGGCACTCCTGGGTGGAGCAGGGATGGATTATCAGATGAGCCTGAGGGTGCTTTTCACATCCTCCATTGAACTCCCTGTCTTTGCGGTAACTCCTCACGTGCGAGTTGCTCGGAGATGAGGTTTTGTGGATGGGGACTGGGCTGTACGATGGCAGCACGTGCAGAAGGCAGTGGATGCGCCTGCAGAGATGCTGTCATGTCTGTGCTGTTTGCCTTGTCCTTGAGCAGACTGTGACCTAGCCAAGCCTGAAGTCTTATTGCAGATGGAAGGAGGAGAGCCGTGCATGCCGGCAGAGCCAGGCCTGGAGGGCACAGCGGTGTCCCTGAGGCCAACTGCAGGTGAGTGATTTGGGTCTCACCTGTGCCTGGCTCCTGGCTCCTGCCTGCTTGCCAGCACGCCAGTGGTCCTTCCCTCAGCCGCAGGGACGGGCAGCTCCTGTGTCTGTGCACAGGGGTTGTGTTGGGAACATCAGGAGCCTGGAAATCTCCCCCTGGTGTGGAGCCCACTGCCCTGAGACCCCGGGAGGGACCCTCAGCTgttgtgctggctgctgtgggccccagcagctgctggtgacGATGAGCACTCTTCTGTCCCCAGAGCCCAAC
Encoded proteins:
- the LOC140249141 gene encoding zinc finger protein 777-like isoform X4, whose product is MEELNARIEALERRLERVEAALRDRGAWGLRVPSVPVTFKDVFVEFSRDEWALLDDEQKELHRSVMQSNCELLVSLYCDLAKPEVLLQMEGGEPCMPAEPGLEGTAVSLRPTAEPNGAGCAGGEALLQVGTEQSPKGRCRNLEDSRSPWDASDSSAPQVPQEAIGAPADLSHAAASPPCPIPTCCVEGARWVSVPRPQGWAAE